Genomic segment of Cydia fagiglandana chromosome 16, ilCydFagi1.1, whole genome shotgun sequence:
GGTACATTGGTTTAACTGTATGTACGTTTGTGTGCAGGGTTGTTAGTGCGGGCGCGCGGCGGGTGGCGGGAGCGGCGGCGCGGCAGTAGCGGCAGCatgggcggcgcgcgcggcctcGCGCTGCTGCTGGCGGCGCTGCTGGCGGCCGCCGGCCCCGTGCCCGACCCGCCCGCATCTCCCCGCACACGTCAGTATCACACACTATGGACTCCTCCCTACAggctgtctaagctaactttacaACGACTTGAACAAAGTGAGGGAATGTCATTATAAACTTCATATTtccatagaaatttgacattaccTAATGATTGAATATTCACATTGGCGCTCAACGTGGGGCCCGGATgtaaaaacaatataatatgaTTGTTATAAGCTGCACCCATGATACCTTTTCGATGGCAACAGGTGCCGCCCGCGCCAGCTGGGAGGTGTCGCCGAGCCCACCGGGTGTGGAGAGCGTGGGCGTGCCGTTGGACGCGCTGGAGGGCGCGCTGGACACGCCGGACGCACTGGACGCGGCGCTGGGCGCGGAGGAGGCGCCGGCGTGGCGCGAGCTGTGGTACGCGTCGCTGGAGGCGCGGCGCCGGCAGCCTGTGCTCAACGCCTCGCGCGAGGACGTGCTGGCGCAGCTCGGCTCCACCGCCTTCCTGCACTGCCCTGTGAGGCACCTCGGCGAGCGTGGCGTGAGTCCCAGTTATTTGTGAGATACTCTAGTTCGCAAGCGCGAGCGGCGAGATCCGCATGACTAAAAATGATCTCTTGATTTGCTACTTTTTAGTACTTGTTttgaattataaaatatacttgtatgtatccgaaatatttataaaaaacatgAGATTAATTCAAAATATGAATGAAATCGTCGTCGTCAATTTTCTTAAGCCTAAAAACCAACAGGGTTTTAATAGTGTGCTTATTCCAGATATCTTGGGTGCGGAGACGAGACTGGCACATCATCAGCTCCGGCCTCTTCATGTATACGAATGACGAGCGCTTCCAGGTACCACAGCATATCCAAATCAGTTGCAAGAGTAGCCTCAACACTTAAAAGATGCACATAAAGAAAACCGCAGAAAACATGTATTTCGCCTCTAACCAAGTACATACCGATCATTAGACTTAAACATTTACTGGTTAATTAAATAGTTAGGATTGGCTTACCTAATCCTTTGTAATTAAGAAAACTAATTTGTGATCAGAAAAGGCGGAAACTTTGAATTCGGGAATGAACAATCTGTAGAttgtatcacagaataaataatagtaccaggtacagaagactcactctctaacaaaacgcgtctgttacgatcagcacagatttggccgctaggtggcgacagcgtcatgcggcttatggctttcctcaaaattggggtggaacggatgtacttttagctacctgtagcaaagcgacgaaatcgcggagtgagccacgcctgattgaATGTAGAacaggatttttttttgtgatttaaatGTTGCTGCTATAATCATAGATAtgcagggtgcttcctgtaacaggagcaataaattaaactaaaggctgtactcctcaaaatgACCaaaatttgttcagcaacttttaaaaattatgaatcctttagacttcctctttttcatgcaaaataaatattgccttcaatgtacgctgacatcagtgtgtttgacgttactttgtcacgcttttaacacgtcttagaataaactttaaagtgaaataaaaatcgaaccatgagttattttcaaaagttgctgaacaaatgttggtcagtttgaggagtacagcctacagtttaatttattgctcctgttacagaaaacacactgtattatACTTAAAGATTACGtctaagcgagctgtcactgtgaccacttttgtttagtgtacgattaacaatggggaaacaccttgctgtagccatgtcgataaagtcatattcACGCcacagcagggaaccaagggaaaattcagatatttacataaatacataaatacctactaaaatatgtgttccgcaataatataattattttattatattatttatactatattcattatccattagcatttcaattatgtttatgtttaacgaagatatcgaAGCTCCTCATTTTTAAAAGaacgaggagagagaaatgatactagttgcttcgccgtcaaagagaacagacaaCGTTGGGGGCCTTGGCTATAATAAAACGATGATCATTGAAAGGAGTGCAAACGCGTACATGTATCATGTCATGTTAGACTCATGACATGATACGACATGTATGTGCCTTACATGACCTCACATATTTCTGCAAAAAACGGCGACCTAAAAGAGTTTGTAACGTGTTGCAGGTTTTACACAGCGAAGGTTCAGACGAGTGGACGCTGCAGATCAAGTTTGTGCAGAAGCGCGATAACGGCACGTACGAGTGCCAGGTGTCGACGGCGCAGGGGCCGCTGTCGCGGCTGGTCGCGCTGCGCGTGCTCGTGCCCGAGGCCTTCATCCTCGGCGCCGACGAGCACCACGTCGACGCCGGCTCCACCATCAGCCTCGTCTGCATCATAGaaaaggtacttacttaccaCCACCACGGAAGAAATAATGAGTGCGCCGCACTTCTTTGTTTTGTGTACTTGTCTTTAGGCTGGCTTGGAGAAACAAGggcatttaattaaaattggGCATAGGCAATGTTTATTGAACGGGTCGGGTTGGGTGTTTGAGCATAACTGACTATTATATACATTAACAGTACCAACCTCTCCCTCTGTAACGCCTCTAACGGAGAGCGACTCGAATTGTCTGCTGCCAGCTGATTTGCGTCCATTTCATAGGTACTTTACGAGCCCTTGTAAAATCgattgaaacacaatttttaaagaaaaaattcTTAGTTACTTGAACAATCGCATTCCtatacaatattaatatttacggGACCGCATACACATGTGTGGTGACGGTGACCACGAATTGCCTTGTCTACATATGTCATGGCACTTATGGCATCTTagatttttatttcataatgtgACAATCATTTCATGATATGATTGGTTGACCACATCATGAAGTGATCAACTGTATAATGGCATTTTATGAAATGATCAAATTGTAATGACCCGGCCACGACATAATTATATTCCATAATATGGTGGTTGATCCGTGCATTGGTCATACACTTTTATTGCTTACCCATACTTACTGTTTTCAGAGCCCAGTACCGCCACAGTACGTGTTCTGGTACCACAACGAGCGCATGATCAACTACGACGCGTCACGCGGCGTGGCCGTGGCGACGGCGCCGGGTGCGCGCACGCAGTCGTCGCTCACCATCCGCGACGCCGCGCCGCGACACTCCGGCAACTACTCCTGCCGCGCGCCCAACACCGAGCCCGCCGCCATCTACGTCTACGTCTCTGAAGGCAGTGAGTGAACAAGGCGTTTCTTAACTCTACACTTTCATGTTCAACTACGACGCGTCACGCGGCGTGGCCGTGGCGTGGTGCGCACACGCAGTCGTCGCTCACCGTCCGCGACGCCGCGCCGCGACACTCCTGCAGCGCGCCCACACAGGGCCATGAtcaactctctctctctctctgatCTGAAATGTGTCATATCTCGTGGTGTGCAACTATGATGCATGTTGCAGGTGACAAGATGGCGGCGACGTTGTcgcggtcgcgcggcgcgcGGCTGCGGGCGGCCGCGGGCGCCGCGCTGCTGCCGCTGCTGGCCGCCCTCGCCCTCGCCCTCGGCGGGCGCCCGTCAAACTAGCGCACCAACACCACCTTCAATATTACTATTGAATTGAACTATGTTAAATCGTGTTATCAACGATCACTTGTCCGGTATTTATATAAACATGAAGAGTTTATCTAGTCTGTAAATATTAAAGCGATCGGagttgtaaataattataataggtAATTCCGGTAAATCTATTTCGTTGGTAGATAAGTGTTATCTATCTCCGTgtacatacataggtattaaTGTTAAGACTTTAATTTGTATCATTGCAGTCGGTTCGACtcgttttttattatgttgagCAGTGCCGATCATTGCGGATCACCCGAAAAGCAATACATTGTTTTAACTACCTAGGCAATATCAATGTAATAAATGACGTCACCAAGTACCATTAGAATGAGGTACCTATTGCGAGCAGTGAGCGAGCGTGCTCGCTTCTTGCTGCATCTCGTGGTGCTTTCACGTATCACCACAAGTATTACTTATACTTAGGTACAACAAGAATTTCTCAAATCTGTCGCCTTCCATAGATTTATACCTtacaacaataaattattacaaaGTCTCAGTTGTGTTTTATTCATGTAATGTATAATGTTTTGAGTACTCGGTAGGACTACTAGCCCCATCTATGATCTCCGAACCCAAACAAATGTTGTGTGTCGTTGTTGTgacctgctgctgctgctgtgcACTGGGAACGCACTCTGTTCTATCAAAAATTTTgatcaaattaatattaatattaacgcccgTCTATATTGTCAGCAAGCCAAATAGGTTTTGGTTACTGCTTGAAAGTATTTCTACTCTATACTAGGTGGCAGTAGTGgtatctaataaataataacctgtttatgtgcaataaagtgacatatttatttaatttacttttttcTGTGTAAGTTACGAAGTACATTGTTTTTAAATGCATATTTAGTTCATATAATAAGCTCAGTGCAGTAAAGTTTCTTGTCTTGAACCTttgaaaaattaatacatacatataatataacggttatattatatgtatgtatttattatatgtatgtatctaGGTTATATTATAACCCATGCACATGGCGCCCTCCCGTGGCGAGTATAAAAAGAGATGCGTCAGTTAAATGTACAAGATGGCACTAGTAGGCACGAAGGTCTGCGATTTCCTCTCCTATGTATATTATTCCGAACTTGTATCGAATAACTAAGGATTccataaaacatttattaaggTCTTAAGAGGGTAAGTAGATCCTCTAAATCGCACGTTCCTTCAGTTTCAGCAATGTTCGCCTGTCTACGTACATGTGTAGGTACCCACGCTTTAGCTTACTGTAATTAgtacttaattataaataacaCGGGctgaatattattaatattttccaATGCGATAAAAACATATAAGTAATGATACTAAACTAGTGGCTCCGTGAGCAGTTTAGTAGACTTCGCGTTAAGATTAAAAAAAGCTTAaaacgagaatcggttgagattGCGACCTGTAGACTACTGTACTGTAGAGGAGAACACCCGGACcctccggacatacgaaagcagtTTACCCGAGTCAAaactagtacagtcattatagattttgacccgtgaataattagttcttggatttttttttcgtaggtccctcgggggggtcactgggagtgtaaattcaaaaagtaggcttaatcaggctcctgcgtatattcaaaaaatgtttttttttccaaaaaaaacggtttttcttcaataactcggccatttttgattttacagtaaaaccgtaaagacaaaaattgtaggaaatttgattctctacaagttagtccagtcattagatccaaaaaaccgacccttcccgtgaataatcagttcttggattttttttcgtacgtccctcgggggaatcactgggagtgtaaattcaaaaagtagactgaatcagggtcctgtgtatattccaaaaacggtttttcttgaataactcggtcatttttgattttacagtaaaaccgtgaggacaaaaattttagaaaatttgattctctacaagtttggtcctcacaatttttcttctaggatcgatagtttggaaataaaatttgaaaaaagcgacaaattcaaaatattttcaacatctcgtttattttcaactttacgacataaatgaagaggactaaacttgtagagaatcaaattctgaacaattttggttcccaccttctttcccccaaaatcgatattttagaaattaaacctgaaaaacgcgacaaattcaaaatattatcaatatctcctatgttccacgctttacggcataaatgaagggaaacaaagttgtagagaatcaaattctgaataATTTTTGTCTTCACGGTTTGACTGTAAAATcgaaaatgaccgagttattcaagaaaaaccgtttttcgaatatacacaggaccttgattcagtctactttttgaatttacactcccagtgattcccccgagggacgtacgaaaaaaaatccaagaactgattattcacgggaagggtcggttttttggatataatgactggactaacttgtagagaatcaaatttcctacaatttttgtccttacggttttactgtaaaatcaaaaatggccgaattattgaagaaaaaccgtttttttggaaaaaaaaacatttttcgaatatacgcaggagcctgattaagcctattttttgaatttacactcccagtgacccccccgagggacctacgaaaaaaaaatccaagaactaattattcacgggtagggtcgattttttggatataatgactgtactaaacGGAGATCTTCGCTAACGCGTCTACAAAGTGTACAATTTGCAAACAACCTCGTGATAAAACTTGAGGTACCTACAACACTAGGCTGACATCTTGTCATGTGCTGTCAAACcgtcatttaaataaaatctaaGTCATACAGTGCataataatacctactatcaATCATATTTACTGGCATTTACTTACTTAACCTTTTCACTGGTGTCCGTGTGTGGTTTTAGCCCCGTGTTGAAATAATTCACGTGTAGCGAGACTACGTACGTCAGtcatataagtattatattattgGCGACAGCGTGATGGCGGGCTCCGCGCTGGACGAGTTGCCACGCTGGAGCTGGCTGCTGGGGTTCGACCTGCGGAGCGCCACGCTCATCATCGCCACCATCGGCATCGTACGTTCCCACTTCCATattcatataatataataactattaaCAAGTTTGCGAATATACCGATAACCGCATAAATAGATGGGCACAAGTCAGCTCGTAAGGCGCAGGCGCAGTCTTCAATATTTGATAATGTAGCCGCTTAGCCAGCGTAAAGTCCGATATTATACGGAATAAGGAAGTGAGTTGTGTCGTGGCAGATACACCCGTCGGCGTACATCTACTCGTGCATCGTGCACCGCGGCTGCCTGTTCACGGCGGCGTGGCTGCTCGCCGCCGCCTGGTGCGCCTTCAGCGTGGCGCTGCTCGTGGGGATCCTGCAAGTAAGCTCGGTGTGCTGTGCCAGCCGTTCCAGCCCGTTTCTAGCTTCAACTGCCGTCTCTTAAAAAGGAGTCTAAGTTGTCCCGCCATCTCTGACGATGACGATTTCATTATGACAAGTGTGCGCtgcatattatacaaataaacgaAATAGCTATCGGGTTATTAGTGTTAACTAGTTAAAGGCAAGATGTCTCTAAGACATCCTCTCATCAGAGCTAGTTAATGTAAAGGTGTCTGCGCGCAGGGCTTGGCGCTGACGTACGAGTGCTGGGTGTGGTTCACGCTGGTGTTCGCGCCGCTCATGATCCTGCTCATGGGGGCGCTGGCGGCGCACTGCTGCCTCCGCCTGTACGCCTCGCTCGCCGCCTTCTGCACGCCCGTGCTGGCCATCGTCTTCTACTGGAGTAAGCAAACTTCATTACACGTTCATCCAAAACTACTACGACACCTACCTCTACCACGAAGCGTAGGACTCCTTTCATACATTAgccaataagaaaaaaaatcaacaGGTAGGTACGATCGAAATAGAACTTAGAAAATCGTAgaaatacagggtgatcaatccaaatgggtcagtatgaagaagtcagaaactatgagagatagcaaaatctgttcttaggaaccatggcttcgattttagatttaataataaaggcattcaatttttttttaaatctatcatacataaccgggattcgaacatggtcaatatttgtttgtttgtatggcaacttttaaacgatgcgtggtaggtggggggtgctcaaccaaatatcatagagggcccgagacaaaacaaagtacattaaaaaaaatcaaaatggccgactttttttttaattttttcaagttggtccgagcgcgctgagattcggcatgcggcgatcctgggggcccaagattataatgtcaaaaaaatatttttggaaaaattcaaaatggcggcggacacgggcaaagtaaaattttcaagtaggttaagcgagcccgaagggcgagcttcatgccgggaggccgaaggccgaccccggtggaaggccgaatgccctgagcctccactcctactcccaaaacgcgaggccgaaggccgaactgcgtgaattcggtgcttccaagcgttctaccaagtcaactgtattgatgaccgaagccggcaggccgaatgccccacggcgaagcgtcgaggcttgcgaaggccgaaggccgagctctgcgtagggccgaaggcctgaagcgtcacacgagagggggaagttggagcttttagacacgacccaacacttttcctattgggagtcgctttttgggcgtcggggtggaggcttcgggccttcggccctccaccggggtcggccttcggcctcccggcctgaagctcgcccttcaggctcgcttaacctacttggaaatttgtctttgcccgtgtccgccgccattttggatttttccaaaaatattttttttacattgtaatcttgggccttcaggctcgccgcatgccaattctcagcgcgctcggaccaacttgaaaaaattaaaaaaaaagtcggccattttgatttttttacgtactttgttttgtctcggggccctctatgatatttggtcgagcaccccccacctatcacgcatcgtttaaaagtttccatacaaacaaac
This window contains:
- the LOC134671666 gene encoding muscle M-line assembly protein unc-89-like produces the protein MGGARGLALLLAALLAAAGPVPDPPASPRTRAARASWEVSPSPPGVESVGVPLDALEGALDTPDALDAALGAEEAPAWRELWYASLEARRRQPVLNASREDVLAQLGSTAFLHCPVRHLGERGISWVRRRDWHIISSGLFMYTNDERFQVLHSEGSDEWTLQIKFVQKRDNGTYECQVSTAQGPLSRLVALRVLVPEAFILGADEHHVDAGSTISLVCIIEKSPVPPQYVFWYHNERMINYDASRGVAVATAPGARTQSSLTIRDAAPRHSGNYSCRAPNTEPAAIYVYVSEGSDKMAATLSRSRGARLRAAAGAALLPLLAALALALGGRPSN
- the LOC134672281 gene encoding uncharacterized protein LOC134672281, with the protein product MAGSALDELPRWSWLLGFDLRSATLIIATIGIIHPSAYIYSCIVHRGCLFTAAWLLAAAWCAFSVALLVGILQGLALTYECWVWFTLVFAPLMILLMGALAAHCCLRLYASLAAFCTPVLAIVFYWITLYFAFVVNSERMSRFS